One segment of Paenibacillus rhizovicinus DNA contains the following:
- a CDS encoding S-layer homology domain-containing protein, whose product MRMGSNRRRWKAFALTAISMVVFASGLPDSRTFALSGVVDIPGIDITGPVTPIKTIPDVVTPIVQTHPLRWKLILGNYVGTPAIAKDGTIYAAVHNGTSTSSDTDYIAAVTPYGTLKWSWKAPQSNDPGPLSGITPAIGPDGTIYVRTKHQLYAIDANGRTKWSFQEDLPSATAFGADGTVYVGNNSSIIYALSPGGGQVKWKYVGNSLYSVVAGTNGDLYGMELHAAGGGRSVLALSSSGTKKWSYSLGTNDLGSLRLAPDGSVLAFTYNKLFSIKPSGALKWEFNAAAPYDNFAQSTDGGMYLKGWVSETAPHSRVFAVSADGKKKWEWSVDASDPVVYGSASTDLNLKLGSGADGSLYATEYNYLYAVSSAGKKLWKYKEPEKRSLETPVASPDGTVIVVGGSDFGAAVQNSALLAIGTVPAEGVMLQQPSLSLETGKSAALKATVTPAAAVEKSVRWQSSNPAVAEVNAGGQVTGRSPGTAVITVTTVEGEYTASCTVTITAGSTTPGTTTPGTTAPGTTTPGTTTPGTTTPATPFTDIAGNWASADIAKAYESGITKGYTDGTFKPNASITRSEFTVMLMKGLKVSGDNTPLTFKDAGKIEAWAAPSVAAAVKLGIISGYSDGTFKPQANITHAEMIAMVVKASGLPTTADAATSYADDALVPAWAREAIAVAGKYSLLGGLQDNRFQPSAKATRAEAAAAIVRMLAIP is encoded by the coding sequence ATGAGGATGGGATCGAATCGTAGAAGATGGAAGGCTTTCGCTTTAACCGCAATCTCCATGGTCGTGTTTGCCTCCGGCCTGCCGGACTCGCGCACGTTCGCGCTCTCCGGTGTTGTCGATATCCCCGGCATCGATATTACCGGCCCCGTCACGCCTATCAAAACGATTCCGGACGTAGTAACGCCGATCGTGCAGACGCATCCGCTCCGTTGGAAGCTTATTCTGGGGAATTACGTCGGCACCCCGGCCATCGCCAAAGACGGAACGATCTACGCGGCGGTCCACAACGGTACTTCCACTAGCAGCGACACGGATTATATTGCGGCGGTCACTCCTTACGGCACGCTGAAATGGAGCTGGAAGGCGCCGCAGAGTAACGATCCCGGGCCTCTCTCCGGAATTACGCCCGCTATCGGCCCGGATGGAACGATCTATGTAAGAACCAAGCATCAGTTGTACGCCATCGACGCGAACGGGCGAACGAAATGGTCGTTCCAAGAGGACCTCCCTTCGGCAACGGCTTTCGGAGCGGACGGCACGGTCTACGTAGGGAACAACTCAAGCATTATCTATGCATTGTCTCCCGGCGGCGGCCAGGTGAAATGGAAGTATGTCGGAAACAGCCTCTATTCGGTGGTCGCGGGAACGAACGGCGACTTATACGGCATGGAACTCCATGCAGCAGGCGGCGGCAGAAGCGTGCTCGCGCTCAGCTCCTCCGGCACCAAGAAGTGGTCCTACTCCCTTGGGACGAATGATCTCGGAAGCCTCCGCCTGGCTCCCGACGGTTCGGTTCTGGCCTTCACGTATAACAAGCTCTTCTCTATCAAGCCGAGCGGCGCATTGAAGTGGGAATTCAACGCGGCGGCGCCCTATGACAACTTCGCCCAAAGCACGGACGGCGGCATGTATTTGAAGGGCTGGGTTTCGGAAACGGCTCCTCATTCCCGCGTGTTCGCGGTATCGGCGGACGGCAAGAAGAAGTGGGAGTGGTCGGTCGACGCTTCCGACCCTGTCGTATACGGATCTGCGTCCACCGACTTGAATCTGAAGCTGGGCAGCGGCGCGGACGGCTCGTTGTATGCGACCGAGTACAATTATCTGTATGCCGTATCGTCTGCGGGCAAGAAGCTATGGAAATACAAGGAGCCCGAGAAGCGGAGCCTCGAAACGCCAGTCGCGAGTCCCGACGGCACGGTCATCGTCGTCGGCGGCTCGGATTTTGGCGCGGCCGTCCAGAACAGCGCGCTGCTTGCAATCGGCACCGTTCCGGCTGAAGGCGTTATGCTGCAGCAACCCAGCCTCTCGCTGGAAACCGGCAAATCCGCCGCGCTCAAGGCGACGGTAACTCCGGCTGCAGCCGTCGAGAAATCCGTTCGCTGGCAGTCGAGCAACCCCGCCGTGGCCGAGGTGAATGCCGGCGGGCAAGTGACCGGACGCTCTCCGGGCACCGCAGTCATAACGGTGACAACCGTGGAAGGCGAGTACACTGCCTCCTGCACCGTGACAATTACGGCAGGCTCGACGACTCCGGGTACGACGACTCCGGGCACGACAGCTCCGGGCACGACGACTCCGGGTACGACGACTCCGGGTACGACGACTCCTGCTACGCCTTTCACCGATATCGCGGGAAACTGGGCGAGCGCCGACATTGCCAAAGCCTACGAGAGCGGCATCACGAAGGGCTACACCGACGGCACATTCAAGCCGAATGCCAGCATTACGCGTTCGGAATTCACCGTGATGCTGATGAAAGGCTTGAAGGTGAGCGGCGATAACACGCCGCTTACCTTTAAGGATGCAGGCAAGATCGAGGCATGGGCCGCCCCTTCCGTTGCCGCAGCCGTCAAGCTCGGGATCATCAGCGGTTATAGCGACGGCACATTCAAGCCGCAGGCCAACATTACGCACGCGGAGATGATCGCCATGGTCGTCAAAGCTTCCGGCCTGCCGACGACTGCCGACGCGGCAACCAGCTACGCCGACGATGCGCTGGTACCCGCCTGGGCGCGCGAGGCAATCGCCGTGGCCGGCAAGTATTCGCTGCTCGGCGGCCTGCAGGACAATCGGTTCCAGCCGAGCGCCAAAGCTACCCGCGCGGAGGCCGCTGCCGCTATCGTACGGATGCTGGCCATTCCTTAA
- a CDS encoding DODA-type extradiol aromatic ring-opening family dioxygenase — MMPAYFFAHGAPSLVLEQHAYTDFIKQFAGSTRKPKAIVLFSAHWEQTTQTISKVETYDTIYDFSGFQDELYSITYPAHGNPNLSEYIGALFAKHGIPSQFDDNRGLDHGAWAVLKLLYPDAGEIPVVALSVNRHLTNEQQYAIGSALAELREQDVLIIGSGGTVHNLRRLNWGSDGVDPWAGEFDNWLQSKIEAWDTDALFDYRSQAPFAQEAVPTNEHFIPLLIAMGAGSKNRTAKLLHRSYQFGNLSLSCWQFD; from the coding sequence ATGATGCCAGCTTATTTCTTCGCGCACGGCGCCCCGTCGCTCGTATTGGAACAGCATGCGTATACCGACTTTATCAAGCAGTTCGCAGGCAGCACCCGCAAGCCCAAAGCGATCGTCCTCTTCTCCGCGCACTGGGAGCAGACGACGCAAACGATCAGCAAAGTGGAGACGTACGATACGATTTACGACTTCTCGGGCTTCCAGGATGAGCTCTACAGCATAACTTATCCGGCACATGGAAACCCTAATCTTAGTGAATATATTGGCGCCTTGTTTGCGAAGCATGGCATACCGAGCCAATTCGACGACAACCGCGGGCTGGATCACGGCGCTTGGGCGGTGCTCAAGCTGCTCTATCCCGATGCCGGGGAGATCCCCGTCGTCGCCCTATCCGTTAACCGTCACTTGACCAACGAGCAGCAGTATGCGATCGGCAGTGCGCTGGCCGAATTGCGGGAGCAGGACGTGCTTATTATTGGCAGCGGCGGCACCGTGCATAATTTGCGGCGGTTGAACTGGGGATCGGACGGCGTGGATCCATGGGCCGGCGAATTCGACAACTGGCTGCAAAGCAAGATCGAAGCGTGGGACACGGATGCGCTGTTCGACTACCGCAGCCAGGCTCCGTTCGCGCAAGAGGCCGTGCCGACGAACGAGCATTTCATCCCCCTCCTTATCGCCATGGGAGCCGGCAGCAAGAATCGGACAGCGAAGCTGCTGCACCGCAGCTATCAGTTCGGCAACCTCAGCCTAAGCTGCTGGCAGTTCGATTAA
- the mmuM gene encoding homocysteine S-methyltransferase produces the protein MNPIALILQQYPVLILDGAMATELERHGCDLNDSLWSAKVLMDNPELIGRVHTDYFAAGADAAITASYQATVEGFRGRGLNEAEAVALIRRSVRIAVEARDAFWAEPGNRPGRLKPIVAASVGPYGAFLADGSEYRGDYALTEEELADFHRERMRALIEAGADVLACETIPCLREAKAIIGLLEAEFPGVYAWISFSAKDAQHISSGETIAECAQWLDAHEQVAAVGVNCTPPQYINALVGEIGRHTAKPVIAYPNSGETYDPADKTWTSAGSVDSYGCSAKQWHEAGARLIGGCCRTTPADVKAIAAWVRS, from the coding sequence ATGAATCCAATTGCATTGATCCTGCAGCAGTACCCCGTTCTCATTCTCGACGGCGCGATGGCGACGGAGCTGGAACGTCACGGCTGCGATTTGAACGACAGCCTGTGGTCGGCCAAAGTGCTGATGGATAACCCCGAGCTGATCGGGAGGGTTCATACCGATTACTTCGCGGCCGGAGCCGATGCGGCGATCACGGCGAGCTATCAGGCGACCGTGGAAGGCTTCCGCGGGCGCGGTCTTAACGAGGCCGAGGCGGTTGCGCTGATTCGGCGTTCGGTGCGCATTGCCGTCGAGGCACGGGATGCATTTTGGGCTGAGCCGGGCAACCGCCCAGGCCGGCTGAAGCCGATCGTTGCCGCTTCCGTAGGGCCGTATGGCGCATTCTTAGCAGACGGTTCGGAGTACAGGGGAGATTACGCCTTGACGGAAGAGGAACTGGCTGATTTTCATCGGGAGCGCATGCGCGCTTTAATTGAAGCGGGCGCCGACGTGCTGGCTTGCGAGACTATCCCGTGCCTGCGTGAAGCGAAAGCGATCATCGGGCTGCTGGAGGCGGAGTTTCCCGGCGTCTATGCCTGGATTAGCTTCAGCGCCAAGGACGCGCAGCATATCAGCAGCGGAGAGACGATCGCCGAATGCGCGCAGTGGCTGGATGCGCACGAACAGGTGGCGGCGGTCGGCGTCAATTGTACGCCGCCGCAATACATCAACGCGCTTGTCGGCGAGATCGGACGTCACACGGCAAAGCCGGTAATCGCGTATCCGAATTCAGGGGAGACCTACGATCCGGCGGATAAGACTTGGACGTCAGCGGGATCCGTTGACAGCTACGGCTGCAGCGCCAAACAATGGCATGAAGCGGGAGCCCGCTTGATCGGCGGCTGCTGCCGGACGACGCCTGCCGATGTGAAGGCCATTGCGGCCTGGGTCAGGAGCTAA
- a CDS encoding helix-turn-helix domain-containing protein yields MDIGSTIRAIRKRKDITIAQICEDTGLSQGFMSQVETNKTSPSIATLENIANALKVPLAYLLLRKEERMQIVRKTDRKVTTSGPERLKVEHLSAAKNMRMMLVELPPGASTGDEPHAHEGEEVHMVIKGRIYAEQGEDAAEFGEGDSFSWNACTPHLVRNIGEEDAIVLISVYTESERAESYYDQQ; encoded by the coding sequence ATGGATATCGGCTCCACCATTCGGGCGATTCGGAAGCGCAAGGACATCACGATCGCGCAAATTTGCGAAGATACCGGCCTGTCCCAAGGCTTCATGAGCCAGGTCGAAACGAATAAGACGTCCCCGTCCATCGCCACATTGGAAAATATCGCGAACGCGCTCAAGGTCCCGCTCGCCTATCTGCTGCTGCGCAAGGAAGAACGGATGCAAATCGTGCGCAAAACGGACCGGAAAGTTACGACGAGCGGTCCGGAACGGCTGAAGGTCGAGCATCTGAGCGCCGCGAAGAACATGCGGATGATGCTGGTCGAACTGCCGCCAGGCGCATCCACGGGCGATGAGCCGCATGCGCATGAAGGCGAAGAGGTACATATGGTCATCAAGGGCCGTATCTACGCCGAGCAGGGGGAAGACGCAGCCGAGTTTGGCGAAGGCGATTCCTTCAGCTGGAACGCCTGCACGCCGCATCTCGTGCGCAACATCGGCGAAGAGGACGCCATCGTGCTTATCTCCGTGTATACGGAGTCGGAGCGGGCGGAGTCGTATTACGATCAGCAATAA
- a CDS encoding NUDIX domain-containing protein: MTRPPFRLRACALIIKDGNILLVAFRNDEDEGVHYNLPAGGVEPGETLAEAAIREAMEEACVDIEVGPVAFVYEYQPAKNDNRYGDTHSVGITFACSLKGSSEPRLPDRPDLNQIDVRWVPIAELDQVQLYPEITRDIMDYYAGKPYRNYVEEHEIQTEKAARERE, from the coding sequence ATGACACGACCGCCATTTCGGCTGCGAGCATGCGCATTAATTATTAAGGACGGTAATATTTTATTGGTCGCATTCAGGAACGACGAGGATGAAGGGGTCCATTACAACTTGCCTGCGGGCGGCGTCGAACCGGGCGAAACGCTGGCGGAGGCGGCCATTCGGGAAGCGATGGAGGAAGCCTGCGTGGATATCGAGGTCGGGCCCGTAGCGTTCGTCTACGAATACCAGCCGGCGAAGAACGATAATCGGTATGGCGACACGCATTCCGTCGGCATTACGTTTGCCTGCAGCTTGAAGGGATCGTCGGAGCCGAGGCTGCCGGATCGCCCCGATTTGAACCAGATCGACGTTCGATGGGTGCCGATTGCCGAATTGGATCAGGTGCAGCTTTATCCGGAAATTACTCGGGACATCATGGATTATTACGCGGGCAAGCCGTACCGGAACTACGTGGAGGAGCATGAAATTCAAACGGAGAAGGCGGCGCGCGAGCGGGAATGA
- a CDS encoding GNAT family N-acetyltransferase — MESKSTKGAPNSTNNSYEIIERSPTVSEHQALWDSVSWGNLDTGMSEQSIANSIYAVVVEIEGQAVGMGRIVGDGAMYFYLQDVAVHPDHQGHGLGKRIVERLLAYIRQHKHEKGIAFVGLFASQGKEPFYEQFGFKDHSPGMTGMFTVFEPTAPQE, encoded by the coding sequence ATGGAATCGAAATCGACAAAAGGAGCGCCCAACAGCACTAACAACAGCTATGAAATTATCGAGCGTTCCCCGACGGTGTCCGAACACCAAGCACTATGGGATTCCGTAAGCTGGGGGAACCTCGACACCGGAATGAGCGAGCAGTCGATCGCGAATTCCATCTACGCCGTCGTGGTCGAGATCGAAGGACAAGCCGTCGGTATGGGGCGAATCGTCGGTGACGGCGCCATGTACTTCTATCTCCAGGATGTCGCGGTTCACCCGGATCATCAGGGGCATGGATTGGGCAAAAGGATCGTGGAACGGCTGCTCGCCTACATCCGGCAGCATAAACACGAGAAAGGCATTGCGTTCGTGGGCCTATTCGCTTCGCAGGGCAAAGAACCTTTCTATGAACAGTTCGGATTCAAGGATCACTCTCCGGGCATGACGGGTATGTTCACGGTCTTTGAGCCGACTGCCCCTCAAGAATAA
- a CDS encoding TroA family protein gives MAEIKESLRDKAAGKTAAIMLISDKSFSLMQDHTYSGNVVYGTLGFQAPAMAAGSDWKDFSLEVLPELNATCVQR, from the coding sequence ATGGCTGAAATTAAGGAAAGCCTGCGAGACAAAGCAGCTGGCAAAACAGCAGCAATCATGCTCATTTCGGACAAATCTTTTTCCCTCATGCAGGATCATACGTACAGCGGCAATGTCGTGTACGGAACGCTTGGCTTCCAAGCACCGGCGATGGCGGCCGGCAGCGATTGGAAGGACTTCTCCTTGGAAGTGCTCCCCGAGCTGAACGCCACATGTGTTCAGCGTTGA
- a CDS encoding polysaccharide deacetylase family protein has product MRKRKMLVLAAALLFMAASFVITADQLLQFKRTTVAFASSDAAAARIPVLCYHSIADNGAGNEYIVSPDAFRQQMAWLHDEGYRSIGMEEFGAILTGQEASTGKEVLITFDDGYKNNYTAAQPILKQYGFQATEFLVTNWVGGEAYLTWGQVKELHAAGWDIMAHTRTHPYLPLHTPKVQRDEIAGSKTAIEKNLGTSVTAIAYPYGLRSEETMRIAKQSGFAYGFTFDDGYTTSEQNPYLLKRLFISGDTDLAGFQRKMKS; this is encoded by the coding sequence ATGAGGAAACGAAAGATGCTGGTGCTGGCCGCTGCGCTGCTTTTTATGGCCGCATCGTTCGTCATTACGGCCGACCAGCTGCTGCAATTCAAGCGGACGACGGTCGCTTTCGCTTCATCGGACGCGGCTGCGGCGCGGATACCGGTGCTATGCTATCATTCCATTGCGGATAACGGAGCAGGAAACGAATATATCGTCTCGCCGGATGCGTTCCGGCAGCAGATGGCGTGGCTGCACGACGAGGGCTATCGCAGCATCGGCATGGAGGAATTCGGCGCGATTCTGACGGGCCAGGAAGCTTCGACGGGCAAAGAAGTGCTCATCACGTTCGATGACGGCTACAAGAACAACTATACGGCGGCGCAGCCGATCCTGAAGCAATACGGCTTCCAAGCGACGGAATTTCTAGTCACCAATTGGGTTGGCGGCGAAGCCTACCTGACATGGGGGCAGGTCAAGGAATTGCATGCGGCAGGCTGGGACATCATGGCGCATACGCGCACGCACCCGTATTTGCCGCTTCATACGCCGAAAGTACAGCGGGATGAGATTGCAGGCTCCAAAACCGCGATCGAGAAGAATCTCGGAACGAGCGTGACCGCCATCGCCTATCCCTACGGGCTGCGAAGCGAGGAAACGATGCGAATCGCCAAGCAAAGCGGCTTCGCGTACGGCTTCACCTTCGACGACGGCTACACCACGAGCGAGCAAAATCCGTATTTATTGAAACGACTGTTCATTTCGGGGGATACGGACCTGGCGGGGTTCCAGCGGAAGATGAAGTCATGA
- a CDS encoding alpha/beta hydrolase, protein MTAAFQYDIHLPAQLEGGKRYPVIFTLHGKGSNERNMFGLVSPLAEQFIIIGIRGNRILGNGYQYYDLKSLGNPIREQFDQSMQELTDFIAYATSKYPIDAQRRYLLGFSQGAILSMSLALTMGDQLKGIVALNGYVPAFVKTEYSLRSVEQTSMFISHGDFDSVFPVSIVHENAAYFQPLASKLTFKTYPTDHGVSPENQQDYTQWLLQDAGLTDTNDNQGGIQR, encoded by the coding sequence ATGACAGCAGCTTTTCAATACGACATCCATTTGCCCGCGCAGCTTGAAGGCGGCAAACGCTATCCGGTCATTTTCACCCTTCACGGCAAAGGATCGAACGAGCGCAATATGTTCGGCTTGGTTTCGCCGTTAGCCGAGCAATTCATCATTATCGGCATTCGCGGCAACCGGATTCTGGGCAACGGATATCAATATTACGACCTGAAGAGTCTCGGCAATCCCATTCGGGAGCAATTCGACCAGTCGATGCAGGAGCTGACGGATTTTATCGCCTATGCCACGTCAAAATATCCGATCGACGCGCAGCGGCGCTACCTGCTCGGCTTCAGTCAGGGCGCGATTCTGTCCATGTCGCTCGCGCTGACGATGGGCGATCAATTGAAAGGCATCGTGGCCTTGAACGGCTACGTGCCGGCATTCGTGAAAACCGAGTATTCGCTTCGCAGCGTGGAGCAAACGTCGATGTTTATCTCCCATGGCGATTTCGATTCCGTATTCCCGGTGAGCATCGTACACGAGAATGCGGCTTATTTTCAACCGCTTGCTTCGAAGTTGACGTTCAAGACCTATCCAACCGATCACGGCGTATCGCCGGAGAATCAGCAGGATTATACGCAATGGCTGCTGCAGGACGCCGGACTAACGGATACTAACGATAACCAAGGAGGGATCCAACGATGA
- a CDS encoding Nif3-like dinuclear metal center hexameric protein — MYATGQTIIERFEQWAPKRLALPNDRIGLQLGTLRSEVRKVLVALDVTEEVVEEAIREQVELIIAHHAIIFRPLEDLQTDQPAGRLYAKLIKHDIAVYIAHTNLDAAEGGVNDLLAEALGLRELDVLRFVHAEKLKKLAVFVPQTHHRQVLDALFAAGVGHIGDYSNCSFNTAGEATFMPSDSARPFIGEAGVLERVAEVRIETVVPESLVRQAVHAVIAAHPYEEVAYDVYPIEHEAKRYGIGRVGQLPEALALGELASHVKDVFGLDAVRVVGELSRTVRRAAVLGGSGGKFVQDALRAGADVLITGDIDYHTAQDAKAAGLALIDAGHHIEQIMKRGVAAYLTICLADTDTKVTASEVVTEPFHTV; from the coding sequence ATGTACGCAACAGGACAAACCATCATAGAACGATTCGAGCAGTGGGCGCCTAAACGGCTGGCGCTGCCGAACGACCGGATCGGTCTCCAGCTTGGCACCTTGCGAAGCGAAGTACGCAAGGTGCTTGTCGCGCTTGACGTTACGGAAGAAGTCGTCGAGGAAGCGATCCGGGAGCAGGTTGAATTGATCATTGCGCACCATGCGATCATCTTCCGTCCGCTGGAGGATCTACAGACTGACCAGCCTGCAGGACGGTTGTATGCGAAGCTGATCAAGCATGACATCGCCGTCTATATCGCGCATACGAACCTGGATGCTGCCGAAGGCGGCGTGAATGATTTGCTGGCCGAGGCGCTCGGCCTGCGCGAGCTGGATGTTTTGCGGTTCGTGCACGCGGAGAAACTGAAGAAGCTTGCGGTGTTCGTGCCGCAGACGCATCATCGGCAGGTGCTGGACGCGCTGTTCGCAGCGGGCGTCGGACATATCGGAGATTACAGCAATTGTTCGTTTAATACGGCTGGCGAGGCGACTTTCATGCCGTCGGACAGCGCGCGGCCGTTCATCGGCGAAGCCGGCGTGCTGGAGCGCGTCGCGGAGGTTCGCATCGAGACGGTGGTGCCCGAAAGCCTTGTGCGGCAGGCGGTGCACGCGGTCATTGCGGCGCATCCTTATGAGGAGGTCGCTTACGACGTCTACCCGATCGAGCATGAGGCGAAACGGTACGGCATCGGCCGAGTCGGACAATTGCCGGAGGCGCTGGCACTGGGCGAGCTGGCGTCGCATGTGAAGGACGTATTCGGTCTGGATGCCGTTCGCGTCGTCGGCGAATTGAGCCGGACGGTGCGCAGGGCGGCGGTGCTTGGCGGTTCGGGCGGCAAGTTCGTCCAGGACGCATTGCGGGCAGGAGCCGATGTGCTTATTACGGGCGATATCGATTACCACACCGCGCAGGATGCGAAAGCCGCAGGTCTGGCGCTTATCGATGCGGGGCATCACATCGAGCAGATCATGAAGCGGGGCGTAGCCGCGTATCTGACGATCTGTCTCGCGGACACGGATACGAAGGTCACGGCCTCGGAGGTCGTGACCGAGCCTTTCCACACGGTGTAA
- a CDS encoding MDR family MFS transporter, translating into MRMKDWDRNLKIRLGGESAFNVIFWTFFPFLSIYFTKSFGKGWTGMLLVLSQLISVLANLVGGYCADRFGRKRMMVFAASGQAFGYALFAFAASPWVDMPVTGFVGFSLASMFGSLYWPASQAMVADVVDEKHQSSVFAIFYTAANIAVVVGPLIGSLLYSDNPYAVLAAAAVICALIALVMSRLLGETLPASVSDRHRTKAGTPWYGAIAAQLRDYRVIATDRVFLLFVIAGVLLAQTFMQLDLLFPVFLKETVGQSTLFAFHDWDLTVTGQQLFGLIVSENGLFVAVFTVIITKWMTMYRDRYVFMGGAIFYAAGMIMFSSMSTFWGFTAAIAVFTLAELMSAGPQQAFVARLAPEEMRGQYFAAASLRFTLGRTIAPLSIPLTGWIGFKWTFVLLALLAVISAGIYNVMFNQLEKNQPSPSLAPR; encoded by the coding sequence ATGAGAATGAAAGATTGGGATCGAAATTTAAAAATCCGCCTTGGCGGAGAAAGCGCGTTTAACGTTATTTTCTGGACATTCTTCCCCTTCCTGTCCATCTATTTCACGAAATCGTTTGGTAAAGGCTGGACGGGCATGCTGCTCGTGCTGTCGCAGCTCATTTCGGTGCTGGCAAACTTGGTCGGCGGCTATTGCGCGGATCGTTTCGGCCGCAAGCGGATGATGGTATTCGCCGCAAGCGGGCAAGCTTTCGGCTACGCGCTGTTCGCCTTCGCGGCATCGCCTTGGGTGGACATGCCGGTAACCGGCTTCGTCGGCTTTAGTCTGGCAAGCATGTTCGGCTCGCTCTATTGGCCGGCCAGCCAGGCAATGGTCGCGGACGTCGTGGACGAGAAGCATCAATCCAGCGTCTTCGCGATCTTCTACACCGCCGCCAATATCGCCGTCGTCGTCGGACCGCTGATCGGCTCGCTGCTGTATTCGGATAATCCGTACGCGGTGCTTGCCGCCGCGGCAGTCATCTGCGCGCTGATCGCGCTCGTCATGAGCCGTCTGCTCGGCGAGACGCTGCCGGCCAGCGTCTCGGACCGGCACCGGACCAAGGCCGGCACGCCTTGGTATGGCGCCATTGCCGCCCAGCTGCGGGATTACCGGGTCATCGCGACGGACCGCGTATTTCTGCTCTTCGTTATCGCGGGCGTGCTGCTGGCCCAGACGTTCATGCAGCTCGACCTGTTGTTTCCGGTCTTCCTTAAGGAGACGGTCGGGCAGTCGACGCTCTTCGCTTTCCACGACTGGGATTTAACCGTGACGGGCCAGCAGCTGTTCGGCCTGATCGTCTCGGAGAACGGCCTGTTCGTCGCCGTCTTCACCGTGATCATCACCAAATGGATGACGATGTACCGCGATCGCTACGTGTTCATGGGCGGCGCGATCTTCTACGCCGCAGGCATGATCATGTTCAGCAGCATGTCGACGTTCTGGGGCTTCACGGCGGCAATCGCCGTCTTCACGCTCGCGGAGCTCATGTCCGCCGGGCCGCAGCAGGCGTTCGTCGCGCGGCTCGCGCCGGAAGAGATGCGCGGGCAGTATTTTGCGGCGGCAAGCCTTCGCTTCACGCTGGGACGCACCATCGCGCCGTTATCCATTCCGCTCACCGGCTGGATCGGCTTCAAATGGACTTTCGTGCTGCTCGCCTTGCTCGCCGTGATCTCGGCCGGCATCTATAACGTCATGTTTAACCAGCTGGAGAAGAACCAGCCGTCGCCGTCCTTGGCGCCGAGATAA
- a CDS encoding amino acid ABC transporter ATP-binding protein, whose amino-acid sequence MIQLQQIHKYFGEHHVLKGIDLTVGKGEVVAILGPSGSGKSTLLRSVNFLERPSSGVITINGRRVEAASATKEDILALRTSTAMVFQQYHLFKNLRVLQNVMIGLTTVKKMTSAKARELSAALLEKVGLKERMNHYPSQLSGGQQQRVGIARALALNPEVLLFDEPTSSLDPELVDEVLAVIKQVASEGNTMLIVTHELNFAREVADRIVFMEDGAIVEEGTAEQMFTNPRAERTKQFLSKAIKQ is encoded by the coding sequence ATGATCCAACTCCAGCAGATTCACAAATACTTCGGCGAACATCATGTGTTGAAAGGCATCGACTTGACCGTCGGCAAAGGCGAGGTCGTCGCGATTCTCGGGCCCAGCGGCTCCGGCAAATCGACCCTGCTGCGCAGCGTCAATTTTCTCGAGCGGCCTTCAAGCGGCGTCATTACGATCAACGGGCGGCGCGTCGAAGCCGCATCCGCGACGAAAGAAGATATCCTTGCGCTTCGTACGTCGACGGCCATGGTGTTTCAGCAATACCATCTGTTCAAGAACTTACGCGTGCTGCAAAATGTCATGATCGGCTTGACGACGGTCAAGAAGATGACGTCGGCGAAGGCTAGAGAGCTAAGCGCCGCGTTGCTGGAAAAGGTCGGGCTGAAGGAGCGGATGAACCATTATCCGTCCCAGCTGTCGGGCGGCCAGCAGCAGCGGGTCGGCATTGCGCGCGCGCTTGCGCTGAATCCGGAGGTGCTGCTGTTCGACGAGCCGACGTCCTCGCTTGATCCCGAGCTGGTCGACGAGGTGCTCGCCGTTATCAAGCAGGTTGCGAGCGAGGGCAATACGATGCTGATCGTGACGCATGAGCTGAATTTCGCCCGCGAGGTGGCGGATCGCATCGTGTTCATGGAGGATGGCGCGATCGTGGAAGAAGGAACGGCGGAACAGATGTTTACGAATCCGAGAGCGGAACGAACGAAGCAGTTCCTGAGCAAAGCGATCAAACAATAG